The region CGAATTCGCTCCAGTGGCGAGACGGCATTGATGACATCGAGAATTGATAGTTCCTTGGGATCGACCAGCAGGCTGTGACCACCCCCCGGGCCCGATTTGGACTTTACAATCCCGGCTCTCCCCAGATCCTGCAGCACGGTATTGAGATACCGCCGGGGAACCTGCGTGCGAGTGGCGAGTTCGTCAGCCAGCACAATTCCCTCACGGGCACTGGCCAGGCAGGCAACTGTCCGCAAGGCATATTCCGCCGTTTTTGAAATCATAATCTGAAGAAAACCTCCGTTGAGATCCTATTCTACACCTTGACGTGTATTATTAAAGTGGTAGAGTTCAGTCAGCCATGATTTACCGAAAAACTTTCACAACACGATTGGTCAATGATGGCTCGCTGTCTCGTCATCGATGGGCCATAAACGATTTACCTCTGGAGTCACAGCATGCTTTCATCGGCCACACTTTCGGTTGTTCGCTCGACGGCACCAGCCCTGGCAGAACATGCCCAGAGTATTACCAAGCAATTCTATCAACTCATGCTCACAGAGCATCCTGAACTCTGGGCCTATTTCAACCCGGCTCATCAGCAAAGCGGGCGGCAATCCATGGCTCTTGCCAATGCGATTGTGGCCTATGCGACGCATATCGAGAATCTGGCAGTGCTTTTGCCAGCGGTCGAACTCATTGCCCAGAAGCATTGCTCTCTGGGTGTTCAACCGGAGCATTACCCGATTGTGGGGAAGTATCTGCTGCGGGCGATTCGCGATGTTCTGGGAGGTGCCGCGACTGATGATGTCCTGACGGCCTGGGGAGAAGCTTACCAGTTGCTGGCAGACATTCTGATTGAACGTGAAGCGGCCATTTACAGCGAGCAGCAGTCTCAACCCGGGGGCTGGAAGGGCTATCGTACTTTCGTAGTCGAACGGAAGGTTCCCGAATGCGAAACCATTACGTCGTTCTATCTGAAGCCAGCCGATCATCAGTCTTTGCCGGAATTCAAGCCGGGGCAATACATTACGGTTAAGCTTCCGCCTCAAAGCAAAGGTTTCAGATCGTCAGAAGAAGGGGGAACTGGAGAGTTTCCACGCGGACTGCTCTCTCCTCGCAACTACAGCCTTTCCGATCAGCCGGGGAAGGATTACTTCCGGATCAGCGTCAAACGAGAGGCCGCTCGTGAGGAAATTGCTCCGGTCGATGGGCTGGTCTCCAATCATCTGCACGACGGCATTCACGAAGGTGATCATCTGGAAGTGGGCCCCCCATGTGGCGAATTCTCCATCGATCCAGCCCTCGCAGCCCAGAAACGACTTGTCTTTGTGGCGGGTGGAGTTGGAATCACGCCACTCCTCTCAATGCTCAAAACTGTGATTGCGGAACAGCCTCAACAACCAATCCGTTTCATTGTGCTGACGAGAAACAGCGGGTCACATTCCCATCGACAGGAACTCATCGATCTGGCGACTCGATGCCCACAACTGAAACTGCATCTGCACTACAGCCAGCCGCTGGAAAATGATCGACAAGAAGACGGCTTTCATACACAAGGCCCTGTCAATCAGAACCTGTTGAAGGAACTTCTGGCCACGCAGGCGACAGAGACGGAGTACTATTTCTGTGGACCTTCTGCACTGATGCAGGAGATTATCTCAGCACTTTCGGAACTGCAGATCGATCCATCGCGAATCCATTATGAATTCTTTGGCCCAAAGGTCGCGCTCACCATCGCCTGATTGATCACATCAGATCCTGTCGATACAGCTTCTTGCAGCCGAACAGTGACGACCAGTTATCGCCGCTATCATTTATAAATAATTTTGTTTGGGTGCTCATTCGATTTGTCTTGGCCAGAGTCTGGGTGGCTGGGGTCAAACGTCTTCGTTTGCCCCCAGTTCTTTGGACTTTGATCGTTTTTAACGAACAGCATGAAAAGACATGAATCTATGTTTCGGATGCATTTGCGCTGGGGAAGTTTGTTGACCAGGGGGCGGATGAAGACATCCGACCCCTGCCACCCGGACAAGAACCACGTCCTTTCGCACTGTTTTGAATTTTTAGGGGCTTGAGGGTCGTGCCACCCAAGCCCAAGGCATGAGAAGCGGCAGGGCACAAGCATGTCGCGGTTTTCTGATGTCATGCCACTGCACGACATCTTCAGCCACAAATTAGCCGGGCTAACCCATTTCACTTTTTTCTGGGATGACGATCATGCCAACACATGTCTGAGATGTAGTTTATCGCTGCTGATGATTCTGTTCGGCTTTCTCGACTTTTTTCCAGAACTCGCTGTTCATTTCGGGGCAGAACTTTTCCAGCAGTTCCTTCATACGTTCCACCTTTGCAGCGAGCACGTCATCGCGAGCGGCACGCCGGTTCACGTAGCTCCCTTCGACCAGCATATGGGCAAAGATCTCGGCTTTATCCTCTTCAACGCCCATGGTGGAATAATGATTCAGAAATCCGGGATACTTATCAGTGAGTACCGAAGTCTCAGCCAAATCCTGCACGCTTTTTCCTCCGCCGCGTGAGTATTGAAACTGAGGTGGATTCAGCAATAGCCAGCGATCGTCATTATAGAGTCGGCCATCATCGCGATAGTCGATCATATGGTAAAAATCGTGATGCATCACTTTACGCATATAGAGACTGTTCTCGATCCCTCGAACAATATCGAGATAGAGCGTATTATGCTCGAAATCGGGAACGGCATTACGCCTTTGGCCGGCAAATGAAAGTTCGTCACAGAAGACAACTCTTTTCAATTTCGCCAGGCGAATCAGTTTTGGCGGATAAAGTGAAAACTCTTGAACGAAGAGTGGCTGATAAGCCAGAAGCTGCTGCTCGGCTGCTGCTTTTCCTTCAATGAGGCCATGAGTTGTTTTTAGCGGAAAATCGAGATTCGATGTGAGGATCTCAATTTGATAGTTGTGGGCTACTCGCTGCAATTCGTCGACAGGAGTCATTTCGTTTTGGGGAGGCTCAGCGTGTGCCGGACTGATTTCCGAGTAACCTGAGAACAGAGAAATACTTAGAAAGATTGATAATAGTAAATTGGATAGTAAATGCATTCGATATTCACTTGTAGATAGGAATCGATCATCCCTATACGAACTTAATCACAGATTCAGTGGGCTAGTCTCATGTTTCATCAGGCCACTAGACTTTGACATGAATCCATCGCCCGGCCAGGTAGCGCCAACTGATCAGGCCACATCGAAGAATGTTATCAGCTCCCATGCCGATCCAGGCACCAAACAAGCCGTAGTTAAGACCAATTCCCAGATACCACGCCAAGGGGACTCTGACAAAGAAAGTCCCCAGAAAGGCGCACCATAGGGGAAACCTTGTATCTCCCGAACCCCGCAAGGTACTGACCAGGACAATCAGAATCGCGTTTGGAATCTGATAGCAGGCCATCAGTCTGAAGGGATCGACGCCAATTGTCTGCACGAGCGGGTCAATGTGCATCTGGGCGTAGATCTGCGGTGCGAAAGTAAAGAACAGGACGGACATCAGGGCGGCATATGCGACGGCCTGACCGACAGCAGCAAAGCCACAGGCACGAGCCAGATCGGGTCGTTGTGCACCAAGGTAGCGACCGGCCAGGCTTCCGCTGGCAATACCAAAGGCGACTGCTGGCAGATACGACAACGCTTCCACTCGCACGCCGATAATATGAGCCGCAAAGGCCGCTTCTCCGTCGGTGAGTCGGGATATAATCATGAGAAACAGAAAGTGTCCCGTGAAGGTGGCGACGCCATCAAGAGCAGCAGGCCCGCCGATGCGCATCAGTCGCCAGGTGCTTTCCCGCCGGATCAGAAACTCTTTGTAGACGATCTGGAGGACTGTTCTGCCAGATGTCAGAAACCAGGCCATGAGCAGAGCGCCAGTGAATTGGGCACAGACGGTTCCGTAGACGATCCCATTGACTCCCAGCGTGGGAACAGGCCCCAAGCCATAGACAAAGGTTGTGGAAAGGACGATGTTAACGACACTTGTGAGACAGAGCACATAGAGCGGAGTGCGCATATCGCCGGCGCCTCGCAGACTCGCTGCTCCCACCAGCACCCAGGCGGAAAAGATCTGACCGATGGCGTCGATTCTCAGGTAAGTCACACCAATCTGGACGGATTCTCCCGAGAGTCCTAACAGCCAGACAATGCCGGGGGCCATTGTGAACAGGACGCAAGAAACCGATATCCCCAGGCAGATCGCCAGTGCCATGGCTCTCGAAATGATCGTGCGGGCTTCATCAAATTGATGGGCTCCCCAGAACCTGGCGATGAGTGCGGTGGCTCCCACTCCGACCAGGCCGAAAATCATCGAACCCAGCCAACTGACATAAGCCGCCATGCCAATGGCGGCGGTTTCCTCCTGCCCCAGTCGACCAGAAAGGTAGACATCGAAGAACCCGACCGAAAAATGCAGCACCTGCTCTAACAGGACTGGCCAGGCAAGCAAAATGACGGCGCGATGGGCACCCGCCGAGGAGAGATGATCGGGCAACGAAGTTTGCCGCTCAGCTTCTCGTGGCGAGGAAGTGGTGTTCACCAGCTGCACTGGAGAAACCTCTTCCACTGAAGCGTTGGAAAGAGGAGCGTGAGAATCAGCCGCTGGATTTCGAACATCAGTCGGGATGCCGTCAACAGATTGTGGTTTTGCCAACACAGCATCCTTAACCTGCGGGGTGGCTCTGCACGCCGCGCGACTGTCTTCGAATTCGCTACTGGAGTTTAGCAGTTCTCCTGAACTTATCGATTCCATCGACCAGCCTGAGGAATCAACCTGCGGGGGAAAATTCTCTCGCATCACGACGCATCAATACGTTATTATCTTTTGGTTGGTTGCTTCGCAGGGCGAATTGATCGTTAGGATTAGCAGGCTCACGGTTTTCCCCGAGTCTCGGTGCGTTGTATTTCAGGCGAACGGTCCATTTTCATGACTCTGCGGTATTTTTCCCGGTGAACAATTATGGTTACGGCCTCTCAATTCTCCTGGAAAAGTCGTCTCTCTGCGAAAAGTCGTCCATCTGCCTGGCTTTCCCTGGTAGCTGCGATGGCTTTAGCACTGGGGATGATCCCGGCACAGGCCGAGCAGACGCCTGCGGAATTCTTCGAAGCGCGGATTCGTCCTGTTCTGATTAAAGAGTGTTATTCGTGCCATTCTAGTCAGGCTCCGGTGCTCAAGGGCGCGCTCAACCTTGAGCACCGAGCTGGCTGGCAAACCGGGGGCGATTCCGGCCCAGCGATTGTTCCCGGGAATCCGGAAGACAGTCTGCTCCTTTCCGCGATGAAATTTGACGGTCTCGAAATGCCACCAGCCGGGCGTTTATCGAATGAGACCATTGCTGACTTTGAAAGCTGGATCAAAGCGGGTGCTTTCGATCCCCGGTCTGAGACCGCCACGACTGCAAAGAATGCTCCGCTCAGTGGCATGAGTATCGAAGCTGGTAAACAGTTCTGGTCATTTCAGCCATTAACTCAGGCTGCGCCACCAGCTTTACAGAATCCTGGATGGGCCGCAGTCGCGACCGATGAGAGTTCGACACACAGCCGGTTGATTGACCAATGGGTTCTGGCTCGACTGGAGGCGGCCCAATTAGCTCCTTCACCACCGGCCGATGTCCGCACGCTGGTACGCCGCATTTACATCGATCTGACAGGGCTGACACCTTCGGCCCAGGAGGTCGAGGAATTCTGCAAGGATCAGCGTCCAGATCGCATCGAGCGGCTGGTGGATCAACTTCTGGATCGTCCTGAGTACGCAGAGCATTGGGCACGCCGGTGGCTTGATGTCGCTCGTTATGCCGACAGCAATGGCTCGGATTTCAACGCCACCTTCCGTGAAGCGT is a window of Planctopirus limnophila DSM 3776 DNA encoding:
- the hmpA gene encoding NO-inducible flavohemoprotein; translated protein: MLSSATLSVVRSTAPALAEHAQSITKQFYQLMLTEHPELWAYFNPAHQQSGRQSMALANAIVAYATHIENLAVLLPAVELIAQKHCSLGVQPEHYPIVGKYLLRAIRDVLGGAATDDVLTAWGEAYQLLADILIEREAAIYSEQQSQPGGWKGYRTFVVERKVPECETITSFYLKPADHQSLPEFKPGQYITVKLPPQSKGFRSSEEGGTGEFPRGLLSPRNYSLSDQPGKDYFRISVKREAAREEIAPVDGLVSNHLHDGIHEGDHLEVGPPCGEFSIDPALAAQKRLVFVAGGVGITPLLSMLKTVIAEQPQQPIRFIVLTRNSGSHSHRQELIDLATRCPQLKLHLHYSQPLENDRQEDGFHTQGPVNQNLLKELLATQATETEYYFCGPSALMQEIISALSELQIDPSRIHYEFFGPKVALTIA
- a CDS encoding RrF2 family transcriptional regulator; amino-acid sequence: MISKTAEYALRTVACLASAREGIVLADELATRTQVPRRYLNTVLQDLGRAGIVKSKSGPGGGHSLLVDPKELSILDVINAVSPLERIRQCPLGLPSHTELCPLHAELDKAYAHTEKAFAGVTLGQVLASTKGVIPLCDLPISPEVKP
- a CDS encoding MATE family efflux transporter — translated: MAKPQSVDGIPTDVRNPAADSHAPLSNASVEEVSPVQLVNTTSSPREAERQTSLPDHLSSAGAHRAVILLAWPVLLEQVLHFSVGFFDVYLSGRLGQEETAAIGMAAYVSWLGSMIFGLVGVGATALIARFWGAHQFDEARTIISRAMALAICLGISVSCVLFTMAPGIVWLLGLSGESVQIGVTYLRIDAIGQIFSAWVLVGAASLRGAGDMRTPLYVLCLTSVVNIVLSTTFVYGLGPVPTLGVNGIVYGTVCAQFTGALLMAWFLTSGRTVLQIVYKEFLIRRESTWRLMRIGGPAALDGVATFTGHFLFLMIISRLTDGEAAFAAHIIGVRVEALSYLPAVAFGIASGSLAGRYLGAQRPDLARACGFAAVGQAVAYAALMSVLFFTFAPQIYAQMHIDPLVQTIGVDPFRLMACYQIPNAILIVLVSTLRGSGDTRFPLWCAFLGTFFVRVPLAWYLGIGLNYGLFGAWIGMGADNILRCGLISWRYLAGRWIHVKV